One stretch of bacterium DNA includes these proteins:
- a CDS encoding Rieske 2Fe-2S domain-containing protein, translating to MEAVRQPAAGLSLAATYERTVAASLERVWENVHDWEHLPSLHSAAFCEIELEESGPWGWRARVQTPPRGAGEDLVIELRREDDAERYHARTLRGPGVGADTVTTLTPESDVATRVEVAFWVPVPDQAQAEAIGKGMVALYTRLWDEDEAMMVHRQAFLDGRIPGVARPGARASVALGSEAELRASLPTVVDAHGEPFRILEFEGELFAHSTVCPHLGAPLDEAPAIDRHIVCPWHGYRFSLVDGSNPEHPRCRMRVPARVEIDPSGSAHLTFTQQELS from the coding sequence ATGGAGGCAGTCCGCCAGCCCGCTGCCGGCCTCAGCCTCGCCGCCACCTACGAGCGCACCGTGGCCGCTTCACTCGAACGCGTCTGGGAGAACGTGCACGATTGGGAGCACCTGCCCTCTTTGCACAGCGCGGCGTTCTGCGAGATCGAACTCGAGGAAAGCGGGCCGTGGGGCTGGCGGGCACGGGTGCAGACGCCACCTCGCGGCGCCGGAGAGGACCTGGTGATCGAACTCCGGCGGGAAGACGACGCCGAGCGCTACCACGCCCGAACGCTCCGAGGGCCGGGCGTCGGAGCGGACACGGTGACCACACTGACCCCCGAGAGCGATGTCGCCACGCGGGTCGAAGTGGCCTTCTGGGTGCCCGTTCCCGATCAAGCCCAGGCGGAGGCGATCGGAAAGGGAATGGTCGCGCTCTACACCCGCCTCTGGGACGAAGACGAGGCGATGATGGTGCATCGCCAGGCGTTCCTGGACGGTCGGATCCCCGGCGTCGCACGGCCTGGTGCGCGCGCTTCCGTCGCGCTTGGATCGGAGGCTGAGCTTCGCGCAAGCCTGCCGACCGTCGTCGATGCCCATGGCGAGCCTTTCAGGATCCTGGAGTTCGAAGGGGAACTCTTCGCCCACTCGACGGTGTGCCCGCATCTCGGGGCGCCACTCGACGAGGCGCCCGCGATCGACCGCCATATCGTGTGCCCCTGGCATGGCTATCGTTTCTCTCTCGTGGACGGGTCGAATCCAGAGCACCCCCGTTGCCGAATGCGTGTTCCCGCCCGGGTCGAAATCGATCCATCGGGCAGCGCACACCTCACCTTCACCCAGCAGGAGCTCTCGTGA
- a CDS encoding AMP-binding protein translates to MYPAIHAEKNPDKPAFIMAGSGRVVTYKELDERSNQGAQLFQKLGLQHGDHIAFCMENNEEFFPLAWAAQRSGLYYTAISSQLTAPEVAYIIEDCNAKVFITSQAKAELAQGLEGECPNLVARYMVGTPVAGYESWEEALAEQPTSPIAEEWEGAPMLYSSGTTGRPKGVKHPIEKEPIGKPSPLVGVILALYHATDHSVYLSPAPLYHAAPLGFTMAFLRIGATVVVMDRFDAAGALALIEKYRITHSQWVPTMFVRMTKLPEEERARHDVSSLEVAIHAAAPCPIPVKEQMIDWWGPVLYEYYAGTEGNGFCAINSEEWTAHKGSVGRPLNAIVHIMNDAFEDLPTGQEGGIYFESAVKFEYHNAPEKTADSRSPQGYTTLGDVGYLDDDGWLYLTDRKAHMIISGGVNIYPQETENALITHPKVTDVAVIGVPNEDFGEEVKAVVQLTDMANAGPELIEELMEWCRERISHVKCPRSIDFEAELPRHPTGKLYKRLLKDRYSGKTDSRIV, encoded by the coding sequence ATGTACCCCGCTATTCACGCTGAGAAGAACCCGGACAAGCCCGCCTTCATCATGGCCGGGAGTGGCCGGGTGGTCACGTACAAAGAGCTCGACGAGCGCTCGAATCAGGGCGCCCAGCTCTTCCAGAAGCTCGGGCTGCAGCACGGCGATCACATCGCATTCTGCATGGAGAACAACGAGGAGTTCTTTCCCCTGGCCTGGGCCGCCCAGCGGAGCGGCTTGTACTACACGGCGATCAGCTCCCAGCTCACCGCTCCGGAAGTTGCGTACATCATCGAAGACTGCAACGCGAAGGTCTTCATCACCTCCCAGGCCAAGGCCGAACTGGCCCAGGGGCTCGAAGGGGAGTGCCCGAACCTGGTCGCGCGCTACATGGTCGGCACGCCTGTTGCGGGCTACGAATCCTGGGAGGAGGCATTGGCCGAACAGCCGACCTCCCCGATCGCGGAAGAATGGGAGGGGGCGCCGATGCTCTACTCCTCCGGCACGACGGGCCGACCGAAGGGCGTCAAACATCCGATCGAGAAGGAGCCGATCGGAAAGCCGAGCCCTCTGGTGGGCGTGATCCTCGCGCTCTATCACGCCACCGATCATTCCGTCTACCTCTCACCGGCCCCGCTCTACCACGCCGCGCCCCTTGGCTTCACGATGGCCTTCCTGCGGATCGGGGCGACCGTCGTCGTGATGGATCGCTTCGATGCGGCCGGCGCGCTGGCGTTGATCGAGAAGTACCGGATCACCCACAGCCAATGGGTGCCGACGATGTTCGTGCGCATGACGAAGCTTCCGGAGGAAGAGCGTGCGCGCCACGATGTATCGAGCCTGGAAGTTGCGATTCATGCGGCGGCGCCCTGCCCCATTCCGGTGAAAGAGCAGATGATCGATTGGTGGGGCCCGGTGTTGTACGAGTACTACGCCGGCACCGAAGGCAACGGCTTCTGTGCCATCAACTCCGAGGAATGGACGGCACACAAGGGGTCGGTCGGTCGGCCTTTGAATGCGATCGTGCACATCATGAACGATGCATTCGAAGATCTTCCGACTGGCCAGGAGGGTGGCATCTACTTCGAGAGCGCCGTGAAGTTCGAGTACCACAACGCTCCCGAGAAGACCGCCGATTCGCGAAGCCCGCAGGGCTATACGACCCTTGGCGATGTCGGTTACCTCGACGACGACGGTTGGCTCTACCTGACGGACCGCAAAGCGCACATGATCATCTCGGGTGGGGTCAACATCTATCCGCAGGAGACGGAGAACGCGTTGATCACCCATCCCAAGGTGACGGACGTGGCGGTGATCGGCGTTCCGAACGAAGACTTCGGCGAGGAAGTGAAAGCAGTCGTGCAGCTTACGGATATGGCCAACGCGGGCCCCGAACTGATCGAGGAACTGATGGAATGGTGCCGGGAGCGGATCTCCCACGTGAAGTGTCCACGCTCGATCGATTTCGAGGCGGAACTCCCGAGGCATCCGACCGGAAAGCTCTACAAGCGCCTGCTCAAGGATCGATATAGCGGCAAGACCGATTCCCGGATCGTCTGA
- a CDS encoding tRNA-(ms[2]io[6]A)-hydroxylase, whose product MGLPSRDASRPVYSAFVLKLASATDPAWADRVLRDLPEVLLDHAHCEKKAAGVAIRLIFQYPDHAFLMGPLAGLAREELAHFEEVLVWLERKGLVFRRQRPSAYAGQLRKIVRDKEPLRLLDLLLCCAVIEARSCERLGLLATALGDEPLGRFYAALRKAEARHHGLYVDLACQLAPRDEVAERLQEITHHEAVILADARPLPRLHS is encoded by the coding sequence ATCGGGCTCCCTTCGCGTGATGCGTCCAGGCCAGTATATTCCGCTTTCGTGCTGAAGCTGGCCTCCGCCACAGATCCTGCCTGGGCCGACCGGGTTCTGCGAGACCTCCCCGAGGTGCTCCTCGACCATGCCCATTGCGAGAAGAAGGCGGCGGGCGTGGCCATTCGCCTGATCTTCCAATATCCGGATCATGCCTTCCTGATGGGGCCATTGGCGGGCCTGGCCCGCGAGGAGTTGGCCCATTTCGAGGAGGTTCTCGTCTGGCTCGAGCGGAAGGGCCTGGTCTTTCGTCGTCAGCGGCCGAGCGCCTACGCGGGCCAGCTGCGAAAGATCGTGAGAGACAAGGAGCCCTTGCGCCTTCTCGATCTCCTTCTGTGCTGTGCGGTCATCGAAGCCCGCAGCTGCGAACGACTCGGCCTGCTGGCGACGGCACTGGGGGACGAGCCGCTCGGCCGCTTCTACGCCGCCCTGCGTAAGGCGGAAGCGCGCCACCATGGCCTCTACGTCGATCTGGCCTGTCAGCTCGCACCGCGCGATGAAGTGGCCGAGCGCCTCCAGGAGATCACCCACCACGAAGCCGTGATCCTCGCCGACGCGCGACCGCTCCCGCGGCTGCATAGCTGA
- a CDS encoding alpha/beta hydrolase: MLSTRIDGVEIAHEEAGSENGTNSGIPLVLMHGYTGYWKDFEGQIPALANERRVLLPDLPGHGESGRLPAGQYSLERMAELMAEWLVAVDAVPCHLLGHSMGGMIVLRMALAHPERIASLVLMDTSAARLGFIQTEFLDTAVRVAREAGMPALASILRARANDDPERSQADRRIEKEWGTERFWSWRGERMEAMDPEAYASFGHAMAEARSFEDRLGEITCPTLVMVGAEDEPFLAPSEVLASEIPGAVLATLPGAAHQPQNESAVAWLEALELHLDRIHP, encoded by the coding sequence ATGCTGAGCACGCGCATCGATGGGGTGGAGATCGCCCACGAGGAAGCCGGTTCCGAAAACGGCACGAACAGTGGAATTCCGCTTGTCTTGATGCACGGCTATACCGGCTACTGGAAGGATTTCGAGGGACAGATCCCGGCCCTCGCCAACGAGCGTCGTGTGCTGCTTCCGGACCTGCCGGGCCACGGCGAATCCGGTCGGCTTCCCGCCGGCCAGTACTCGCTGGAACGGATGGCCGAGCTGATGGCGGAGTGGCTCGTGGCCGTGGACGCGGTGCCGTGTCACCTGCTCGGGCACTCGATGGGCGGAATGATCGTGTTGCGCATGGCGCTCGCGCATCCCGAACGGATCGCCTCACTCGTGTTGATGGATACCTCGGCCGCACGTCTCGGATTCATCCAGACCGAGTTCCTGGACACCGCCGTGCGTGTTGCACGCGAGGCAGGCATGCCCGCCCTGGCATCGATTCTCCGGGCTCGGGCCAATGACGATCCGGAACGGAGTCAGGCGGATCGGCGTATCGAGAAGGAGTGGGGAACCGAGCGCTTCTGGAGCTGGCGAGGCGAGCGGATGGAGGCGATGGATCCTGAAGCGTACGCGTCTTTCGGCCATGCCATGGCCGAAGCACGATCCTTCGAAGATCGTCTCGGCGAAATCACCTGTCCCACCCTGGTGATGGTAGGTGCCGAGGATGAGCCGTTCCTCGCTCCCAGTGAAGTGCTTGCGTCCGAGATCCCCGGCGCGGTGCTTGCGACCCTCCCGGGAGCGGCCCACCAACCACAGAACGAGAGTGCGGTGGCATGGC